The following coding sequences lie in one Notolabrus celidotus isolate fNotCel1 chromosome 20, fNotCel1.pri, whole genome shotgun sequence genomic window:
- the polr2f gene encoding DNA-directed RNA polymerases I, II, and III subunit RPABC2 has protein sequence MSDNEDNFDDGDFDDAEEDEGLDDLENAEDEDQENVQILPAGEGQQANQKRITTSYMTKYERARVLGTRALQIAMCAPVMVELEGETDPLQIAMKELKSRKIPIIIRRYLPDGSYEDWGCDELIITD, from the exons ATGTCGGACAACGAAGATAA CTTCGATGACGGAGATTTCGACGACGCCGAGGAGGATGAGGGATTAGATGATCTTGAAAACGCTGAAGAT GAGGACCAGGAGAACGTGCAGATCTTACCTGCAGGAGAGGGCCAACAAGCCAACCAGAAGAGGATCACCACATCTTACATGACCAAATATGAGAGAGCCAGAGTTTTAGGAACACGAGCTCTGCAGATAGC TATGTGCGCCCCGGTGATGGTGGAGCTGGAGGGAGAGACCGACCCCCTGCAGATCGCCATGAAGGAGCTGAA GAGCAGAAAGATCCCCATCATCATCCGCCGGTACCTTCCTGACGGGAGCTACGAGGACTGGGGCTGCGACGAGCTCATCATAACCGACTAA